In Pan paniscus chromosome 13, NHGRI_mPanPan1-v2.0_pri, whole genome shotgun sequence, one DNA window encodes the following:
- the NFE2L2 gene encoding nuclear factor erythroid 2-related factor 2 isoform X1, with amino-acid sequence MMDLELPSPGLPSQQDMDLIDILWRQDIDLGVSREVFDFSQRRKEYELEKQKKLEKERQEQLQKEQEKAFFAQLQLDEETGEFLPIQPAQHIQSETSGSANYSQVAHIPKSDALYFDDCMQLLAQTFPFVDDNEVSSATFQSLVPDIPGHIESPVFIATNQAQSPETSVAQVAPVDLDGMQQDIEQVWEELLSIPELQCLNIENDKLVETTMVPSPEAKLTEVDNYHFYSSIPSMEKEVGNCSPHFLNAFEDSFSSILSTEDPNQLTANSLNSDATVNTDFGDEFYSAFIAEPSISNSMPSPATLSHSLSELLNGPIDVSDLSLCKAFNQNHPESTAEFNDSDSGISLNTSPSVASPEHSVESSSYGDTLLGLSDSEVEELDSAPGSVKQNGPKTPVHSSGDMVQPLSPSQGQSTHVHDAQCENTPEKELPVSPGHRKTPFTKDKHSSRLEAHLTRDELRAKALHIPFPVEKIINLPVVDFNEMMSKEQFNEAQLALIRDIRRRGKNKVAAQNCRKRKLENIVELEQDLDHLKDEKEKLLKEKGENDKSLHLLKKQLSTLYLEVFSMLRDEDGKPYSPSEYSLQQTRDGNVFLVPKSKKPDVKKN; translated from the exons ATGATGGACTTGGAGCTGCCGTCGCCGGGACTCCCGTCCCAGCAG GACATGGATTTGATTGACATACTTTGGAGGCAAGATATAGATCTTGGAGTAAGTCGAGAAGTATTTGACTTCAGTCAGCGACGGAAAGAGTATGagctggaaaaacagaaaaaacttgAAAAGGAAAGACAAGAACAACTCCAAAAGGAGCAAGAGAAAGCCTTTTTCGCTCAGTTACAACTAGATGAAGAGACAGGTGAATTTCTCCCAATTCAGCCAGCCCAGCACATCCAGTCAGAAACCAGTGGATCTGCCAACTACTCCCAG GTTGCCCACATTCCCAAATCAGATGCTTTGTACTTTGATGACTGCATGCAGCTTTTGGCGCAGACATTCCCGTTTGTAGATGACAATGAG GTTTCTTCGGCTACGTTTCAGTCACTTGTTCCTGATATTCCCGGTCACATCGAGAGCCCAGTCTTCATTGCTACTAATCAGGCTCAGTCACCTGAAACTTCTGTTGCTCAGGTAGCCCCTGTTGATTTAGACGGTATGCAACAGGACATTGAGCAAGTTTGGGAGGAGCTATtatccattcctgagttacag TGTCTTAATATTGAAAATGACAAGCTGGTTGAGACTACCATGGTTCCAAGTCCAGAAGCCAAACTGACAGAAGTTGACAATTATCATTTTTACTCATCTATACCCTCAATGGAAAAAGAAGTAGGTAACTGTagtccacattttcttaatgctttTGAGGATTCCTTCAGCAGCATCCTCTCCACAGAAGACCCCAACCAGTTGACAGCGAACTCATTAAATTCAGATGCCACAGTCAACACAGATTTTGGTGATGAATTTTATTCTGCTTTCATAGCTGAGCCCAGTATCAGCAACAGCATGCCCTCACCTGCTACTTTAAGCCATTCACTCTCTGAACTTCTAAATGGGCCCATTGATGTTTCTGATCTATCACTTTGCAAAGCTTTCAACCAAAACCACCCTGAAAGCACAGCAGAATTCAATGATTCTGACTCCGGCATTTCACTAAACACAAGTCCCAGTGTGGCATCACCAGAACACTCAGTGGAATCTTCCAGCTATGGAGACACACTACTTGGCCTCAGTGATTCTGAAGTGGAAGAGCTAGATAGTGCCCCTGGAAGTGTCAAACAGAATGGTCCTAAAACACCAGTACATTCTTCTGGGGATATGGTACAACCCTTGTCACCATCTCAGGGGCAGAGCACTCACGTGCATGATGCCCAATGTGAGAACACACCAGAGAAAGAATTGCCTGTAAGTCCTGGTCATCGGAAAACCCCATTCACAAAAGACAAACATTCAAGCCGCTTGGAGGCTCATCTCACAAGAGATGAACTTAGGGCAAAAGCTCTCCATATCCCATTCCCTGTAGAAAAAATCATTAACCTCCCTGTTGTTGACTTCAACGAAATGATGTCCAAAGAGCAGTTCAATGAAGCTCAACTTGCATTAATTCGGGATATACGTAGGAGGGGTAAGAATAAAGTGGCTGCTCAGaattgcagaaaaagaaaactggaaaatatagTAGAACTAGAGCAAGATTTAGATCatttgaaagatgaaaaagaaaaattgctcaaagaaaaaggagaaaatgacaaAAGCCTTCACCTACTGAAAAAACAACTCAGCACCTTATATCTCGAAGTTTTCAGCATGCTACGTGATGAAGATGGAAAACCTTATTCTCCTAGTGAATACTCCCTGCAGCAAACAAGAGATGGCAAtgttttccttgttcccaaaAGTAAGAAGCCAGATGTTAAGAAAAACTAG
- the NFE2L2 gene encoding nuclear factor erythroid 2-related factor 2 isoform X2 encodes MIVSFLRPPQTCGTDMDLIDILWRQDIDLGVSREVFDFSQRRKEYELEKQKKLEKERQEQLQKEQEKAFFAQLQLDEETGEFLPIQPAQHIQSETSGSANYSQVAHIPKSDALYFDDCMQLLAQTFPFVDDNEVSSATFQSLVPDIPGHIESPVFIATNQAQSPETSVAQVAPVDLDGMQQDIEQVWEELLSIPELQCLNIENDKLVETTMVPSPEAKLTEVDNYHFYSSIPSMEKEVGNCSPHFLNAFEDSFSSILSTEDPNQLTANSLNSDATVNTDFGDEFYSAFIAEPSISNSMPSPATLSHSLSELLNGPIDVSDLSLCKAFNQNHPESTAEFNDSDSGISLNTSPSVASPEHSVESSSYGDTLLGLSDSEVEELDSAPGSVKQNGPKTPVHSSGDMVQPLSPSQGQSTHVHDAQCENTPEKELPVSPGHRKTPFTKDKHSSRLEAHLTRDELRAKALHIPFPVEKIINLPVVDFNEMMSKEQFNEAQLALIRDIRRRGKNKVAAQNCRKRKLENIVELEQDLDHLKDEKEKLLKEKGENDKSLHLLKKQLSTLYLEVFSMLRDEDGKPYSPSEYSLQQTRDGNVFLVPKSKKPDVKKN; translated from the exons GACATGGATTTGATTGACATACTTTGGAGGCAAGATATAGATCTTGGAGTAAGTCGAGAAGTATTTGACTTCAGTCAGCGACGGAAAGAGTATGagctggaaaaacagaaaaaacttgAAAAGGAAAGACAAGAACAACTCCAAAAGGAGCAAGAGAAAGCCTTTTTCGCTCAGTTACAACTAGATGAAGAGACAGGTGAATTTCTCCCAATTCAGCCAGCCCAGCACATCCAGTCAGAAACCAGTGGATCTGCCAACTACTCCCAG GTTGCCCACATTCCCAAATCAGATGCTTTGTACTTTGATGACTGCATGCAGCTTTTGGCGCAGACATTCCCGTTTGTAGATGACAATGAG GTTTCTTCGGCTACGTTTCAGTCACTTGTTCCTGATATTCCCGGTCACATCGAGAGCCCAGTCTTCATTGCTACTAATCAGGCTCAGTCACCTGAAACTTCTGTTGCTCAGGTAGCCCCTGTTGATTTAGACGGTATGCAACAGGACATTGAGCAAGTTTGGGAGGAGCTATtatccattcctgagttacag TGTCTTAATATTGAAAATGACAAGCTGGTTGAGACTACCATGGTTCCAAGTCCAGAAGCCAAACTGACAGAAGTTGACAATTATCATTTTTACTCATCTATACCCTCAATGGAAAAAGAAGTAGGTAACTGTagtccacattttcttaatgctttTGAGGATTCCTTCAGCAGCATCCTCTCCACAGAAGACCCCAACCAGTTGACAGCGAACTCATTAAATTCAGATGCCACAGTCAACACAGATTTTGGTGATGAATTTTATTCTGCTTTCATAGCTGAGCCCAGTATCAGCAACAGCATGCCCTCACCTGCTACTTTAAGCCATTCACTCTCTGAACTTCTAAATGGGCCCATTGATGTTTCTGATCTATCACTTTGCAAAGCTTTCAACCAAAACCACCCTGAAAGCACAGCAGAATTCAATGATTCTGACTCCGGCATTTCACTAAACACAAGTCCCAGTGTGGCATCACCAGAACACTCAGTGGAATCTTCCAGCTATGGAGACACACTACTTGGCCTCAGTGATTCTGAAGTGGAAGAGCTAGATAGTGCCCCTGGAAGTGTCAAACAGAATGGTCCTAAAACACCAGTACATTCTTCTGGGGATATGGTACAACCCTTGTCACCATCTCAGGGGCAGAGCACTCACGTGCATGATGCCCAATGTGAGAACACACCAGAGAAAGAATTGCCTGTAAGTCCTGGTCATCGGAAAACCCCATTCACAAAAGACAAACATTCAAGCCGCTTGGAGGCTCATCTCACAAGAGATGAACTTAGGGCAAAAGCTCTCCATATCCCATTCCCTGTAGAAAAAATCATTAACCTCCCTGTTGTTGACTTCAACGAAATGATGTCCAAAGAGCAGTTCAATGAAGCTCAACTTGCATTAATTCGGGATATACGTAGGAGGGGTAAGAATAAAGTGGCTGCTCAGaattgcagaaaaagaaaactggaaaatatagTAGAACTAGAGCAAGATTTAGATCatttgaaagatgaaaaagaaaaattgctcaaagaaaaaggagaaaatgacaaAAGCCTTCACCTACTGAAAAAACAACTCAGCACCTTATATCTCGAAGTTTTCAGCATGCTACGTGATGAAGATGGAAAACCTTATTCTCCTAGTGAATACTCCCTGCAGCAAACAAGAGATGGCAAtgttttccttgttcccaaaAGTAAGAAGCCAGATGTTAAGAAAAACTAG
- the NFE2L2 gene encoding nuclear factor erythroid 2-related factor 2 isoform X3, with protein MDLIDILWRQDIDLGVSREVFDFSQRRKEYELEKQKKLEKERQEQLQKEQEKAFFAQLQLDEETGEFLPIQPAQHIQSETSGSANYSQVAHIPKSDALYFDDCMQLLAQTFPFVDDNEVSSATFQSLVPDIPGHIESPVFIATNQAQSPETSVAQVAPVDLDGMQQDIEQVWEELLSIPELQCLNIENDKLVETTMVPSPEAKLTEVDNYHFYSSIPSMEKEVGNCSPHFLNAFEDSFSSILSTEDPNQLTANSLNSDATVNTDFGDEFYSAFIAEPSISNSMPSPATLSHSLSELLNGPIDVSDLSLCKAFNQNHPESTAEFNDSDSGISLNTSPSVASPEHSVESSSYGDTLLGLSDSEVEELDSAPGSVKQNGPKTPVHSSGDMVQPLSPSQGQSTHVHDAQCENTPEKELPVSPGHRKTPFTKDKHSSRLEAHLTRDELRAKALHIPFPVEKIINLPVVDFNEMMSKEQFNEAQLALIRDIRRRGKNKVAAQNCRKRKLENIVELEQDLDHLKDEKEKLLKEKGENDKSLHLLKKQLSTLYLEVFSMLRDEDGKPYSPSEYSLQQTRDGNVFLVPKSKKPDVKKN; from the exons ATGGATTTGATTGACATACTTTGGAGGCAAGATATAGATCTTGGAGTAAGTCGAGAAGTATTTGACTTCAGTCAGCGACGGAAAGAGTATGagctggaaaaacagaaaaaacttgAAAAGGAAAGACAAGAACAACTCCAAAAGGAGCAAGAGAAAGCCTTTTTCGCTCAGTTACAACTAGATGAAGAGACAGGTGAATTTCTCCCAATTCAGCCAGCCCAGCACATCCAGTCAGAAACCAGTGGATCTGCCAACTACTCCCAG GTTGCCCACATTCCCAAATCAGATGCTTTGTACTTTGATGACTGCATGCAGCTTTTGGCGCAGACATTCCCGTTTGTAGATGACAATGAG GTTTCTTCGGCTACGTTTCAGTCACTTGTTCCTGATATTCCCGGTCACATCGAGAGCCCAGTCTTCATTGCTACTAATCAGGCTCAGTCACCTGAAACTTCTGTTGCTCAGGTAGCCCCTGTTGATTTAGACGGTATGCAACAGGACATTGAGCAAGTTTGGGAGGAGCTATtatccattcctgagttacag TGTCTTAATATTGAAAATGACAAGCTGGTTGAGACTACCATGGTTCCAAGTCCAGAAGCCAAACTGACAGAAGTTGACAATTATCATTTTTACTCATCTATACCCTCAATGGAAAAAGAAGTAGGTAACTGTagtccacattttcttaatgctttTGAGGATTCCTTCAGCAGCATCCTCTCCACAGAAGACCCCAACCAGTTGACAGCGAACTCATTAAATTCAGATGCCACAGTCAACACAGATTTTGGTGATGAATTTTATTCTGCTTTCATAGCTGAGCCCAGTATCAGCAACAGCATGCCCTCACCTGCTACTTTAAGCCATTCACTCTCTGAACTTCTAAATGGGCCCATTGATGTTTCTGATCTATCACTTTGCAAAGCTTTCAACCAAAACCACCCTGAAAGCACAGCAGAATTCAATGATTCTGACTCCGGCATTTCACTAAACACAAGTCCCAGTGTGGCATCACCAGAACACTCAGTGGAATCTTCCAGCTATGGAGACACACTACTTGGCCTCAGTGATTCTGAAGTGGAAGAGCTAGATAGTGCCCCTGGAAGTGTCAAACAGAATGGTCCTAAAACACCAGTACATTCTTCTGGGGATATGGTACAACCCTTGTCACCATCTCAGGGGCAGAGCACTCACGTGCATGATGCCCAATGTGAGAACACACCAGAGAAAGAATTGCCTGTAAGTCCTGGTCATCGGAAAACCCCATTCACAAAAGACAAACATTCAAGCCGCTTGGAGGCTCATCTCACAAGAGATGAACTTAGGGCAAAAGCTCTCCATATCCCATTCCCTGTAGAAAAAATCATTAACCTCCCTGTTGTTGACTTCAACGAAATGATGTCCAAAGAGCAGTTCAATGAAGCTCAACTTGCATTAATTCGGGATATACGTAGGAGGGGTAAGAATAAAGTGGCTGCTCAGaattgcagaaaaagaaaactggaaaatatagTAGAACTAGAGCAAGATTTAGATCatttgaaagatgaaaaagaaaaattgctcaaagaaaaaggagaaaatgacaaAAGCCTTCACCTACTGAAAAAACAACTCAGCACCTTATATCTCGAAGTTTTCAGCATGCTACGTGATGAAGATGGAAAACCTTATTCTCCTAGTGAATACTCCCTGCAGCAAACAAGAGATGGCAAtgttttccttgttcccaaaAGTAAGAAGCCAGATGTTAAGAAAAACTAG